The following coding sequences are from one Triticum aestivum cultivar Chinese Spring chromosome 5A, IWGSC CS RefSeq v2.1, whole genome shotgun sequence window:
- the LOC123102422 gene encoding metal transporter Nramp6, giving the protein MSAHAVPGAAGDAGAARADDEARALLPASAPGSDHGDAGSSSGGEEEEDLEERAFEASEKVLVSISDDPDADTDLEAQLASSSGSPPFSWRKLWLFTGPGFLMSIAFLDPGNLEGDLQAGAAAGDTLLWLLMWATAMGLLVQLLAARLGVATGRHLAELCRDEYPDWARRALWLMAEVAMVGADIQEVIGSAIAIKILSNGYLPLWAGVVITALDCFIFLSLENYGVRKLEAVFAVLIATMAVSFAWMFTDTKPNGKDLLIGILVPKLSSKTIRQAVGVVGCVIMPHNVFLHSALVQSRKIDPKKEYQVREALRYYSIESTVALAISFMINLFVTTVFAKGFYGSKEAGSIGLENAGQYLQEKFGGGFLPILYIWGIGLLAAGQSSTITGTYAGQFIMGGFLNLRLKKWLRALITRSFAIVPTIIVALFFDSSDALDVLNEWLNVLQSIQIPFALIPLITLVSKEQVMGVFRIGRKMQAVTWTVAALLITINGYLLLDFFSSEIRGPLYGSILCMAVLAYASFVLYLILRGTEISNQMIVAIRKRLS; this is encoded by the exons ATGTCCGCCCACGCCGTCCCCGGCGCCGCGGGAGACGCCGGCGCGGCCCGAGCCGACGATGAGGCGCGCGCCCTCCTCCCCGCCTCGGCGCCCGGGAGCGACCACGGCGacgccggcagcagcagcggcggcgaggaggaggaggacctcgaggagcgcGCGTTCGAGGCGTCCGAGAAGGTCCTCGTCTCCATCTCGGACGACCCGGACGCGGACACCGACCTGGAGGCGCAGCTCGCCTCGTCCTCGGGGTCGCCGCCCTTCTCGTGGCGGAAGCTCTGGCTCTTCACGGGGCCCGGCTTCCTGATGAGCATCGCGTTCTTGGACCCGGGCAACCTCGAGGGGGACCTCCAGGCCGGCGCCGCGGCCGGGGACACGCTGCTGTGGCTGCTCATGTGGGCCACCGCCATGGGCCTCCTCGTGCAGCTCCTCGCCGCGCGCCTCGGGGTCGCCACCGGCCGGCACCTCGCAGAGCTCTGCCGTGACGAGTACCCCGACTGGGCGCGCCGCGCGCTCTGGCTCATGGCCGAGGTCGCCATGGTCGGCGCTGACATCCAGGAGGTCATTGGCAGCGCGATCGCCATCAAGATCCTTAGCAATGGGTATCTGCCGCTCTGGGCCGGCGTTGTCATTACCGCCTTGGATTG TTTCATTTTCCTTTCTCTTGAGAACTATGGTGTGAGGAAACTGGAAGCTGTATTTGCAGTTTTGATTGCAACGATGGCAGTGTCCTTCGCATGGATGTTCACTGATACCAAGCCCAATGGGAAGGATCTGTTAATTG GTATTTTGGTTCCAAAATTGAGCTCTAAGACAATAAGACAAGCAGTTGGGGTTGTTGGCTGTGTTATTATGCCCCACAACGTGTTCCTCCATTCAGCGCTTGTGCAGTCGAGGAAAATAGACCCAAAAAAGGAGTACCAAGTCCGTGAAGCATTGAGATACTACTCAATAGAGTCAACGGTCGCATTGGCTATATCCTTCATGATAAATCTCTTTGTCACAACTGTTTTCGCTAAAGGATTCTATGGTAGTAAGGAAGCCGGCAGTATCGGCCTCGAAAACGCTGGGCAATATCTACAAGAGAAGTTTGGTGGGGGCTTTTTACCTATCCTCTACATTTGGGGGATTGGGCTATTAGCAGCCGGTCAGAGTAGCACGATAACAGGAACGTATGCTGGACAGTTTATAATGGGTGGGTTCCTAAATTTGAGGTTAAAGAAATGGCTTAGGGCACTGATCACCCGAAGCTTCGCAATTGTGCCGACTATAATTGTGGCTCTGTTCTTCGATTCATCTGACGCACTTGATGTTCTAAATGAGTGGCTCAATGTGCTTCAATCAATTCAGATTCCTTTTGCACTGATTCCTCTGATAACCTTGGTATCCAAAGAGCAAGTCATGGGAGTTTTTAGAATAGGTCGTAAAATGCAA GCTGTAACCTGGACAGTGGCTGCACTATTGATCACAATCAACGGCTATCTCTTGTTGGACTTCTTCTCATCTGAAATACGAGGTCCATTGTACGGCTCAATTCTCTGCATGGCAGTGCTTGCTTACGCCTCATTCGTATTGTACCTCATTCTGCGGGGCACTGAAATCTCCAACCAGATGATTGTAGCAATACGCAAGAGATTGTCATGA